The Sphaeramia orbicularis chromosome 16, fSphaOr1.1, whole genome shotgun sequence genome window below encodes:
- the LOC115435196 gene encoding c-Myc-binding protein-like isoform X1, whose amino-acid sequence MAHHHRTSEPQKQQFRRYLEKAGVIQTLTNALLALNEEREKPDNALAFVKRYFDAPGETSADTEALQQEVSELRQKFARLVAENKELKTKLQRYEPASEDGAK is encoded by the exons ATGGCACATCATCACAGG ACTTCAGAGCCCCAAAAGCAACAGTTTCGCAGATACTTGGAAAAAGCTGGTGTGATTCAAACTCTCACCAATG ctCTACTAGCACTGAATGAAGAACGAGAAAAACCAGACAATGCCCTGGC ATTTGTCAAGCGTTATTTTGATGCTCCTGGTGAGACATCAGCAGACACTGAAGCTTTGCAGCAGGAGGTGTCTGAGTTGAGGCAGAAGTTTGCACGTTTGGTAGCAGAAAACAAGGAGCTTAAAACAAAG CTTCAGCGTTATGAGCCTGCGTCAGAGGATGGAGCCAAATGA
- the LOC115435196 gene encoding c-Myc-binding protein-like isoform X2, with protein sequence MAHHHRTSEPQKQQFRRYLEKAGVIQTLTNALLALNEEREKPDNALAFVKRYFDAPGETSADTEALQQEVSELRQKFARLVAENKELKTKVYDLQHV encoded by the exons ATGGCACATCATCACAGG ACTTCAGAGCCCCAAAAGCAACAGTTTCGCAGATACTTGGAAAAAGCTGGTGTGATTCAAACTCTCACCAATG ctCTACTAGCACTGAATGAAGAACGAGAAAAACCAGACAATGCCCTGGC ATTTGTCAAGCGTTATTTTGATGCTCCTGGTGAGACATCAGCAGACACTGAAGCTTTGCAGCAGGAGGTGTCTGAGTTGAGGCAGAAGTTTGCACGTTTGGTAGCAGAAAACAAGGAGCTTAAAACAAAG